One window of Hujiaoplasma nucleasis genomic DNA carries:
- the hutH gene encoding histidine ammonia-lyase produces MIYINGENLDLNTFIKIVLEHEKVAVDKSSIEKVNKACEYVKKVVESGVPTYGINTGFGQLSTLSINKENTSQLQENLIKSHACGVGKPLEEVYVRGMLLLRVNALIKGYSGIRYVVIEKMLELLNNNLLPLVYSKGSLGASGDLAPLSHMALPLIGLGEVTYKGKIYPSHIGLEKAGIKALDGLVAKEGLALINGTQAITSIAAVTMYHALNLFNLSVHTLGITMEALKGIKDVFDDEIHLLRNQSGQQFVAKRLRDILVDSKLMTVQGELRVQDAYSLRCSPQVLGASLDAIQYVYDIIEKEMNAVTDNPLVFADRDKVISAGNFHGQPLALAMDFLGIAMSEVANISERRLERMVNSSLSNGLPPFLVKNPGINSGFMIVQYSAAALVSENEVLSHPASVDSIPSSANQEDHVSMGNHAARKASEIIENVYNVVSMELLTALQAIDFNHPAKMSSKTKKIYDYIRKEIPFIEDDVVMYEKIHLIEKLVRSKEFIRMID; encoded by the coding sequence TTGATATATATAAACGGAGAAAATCTTGACTTAAATACTTTTATTAAAATCGTGTTAGAACATGAAAAAGTTGCAGTTGACAAGTCAAGTATAGAAAAAGTTAATAAAGCATGTGAATATGTTAAAAAAGTGGTTGAATCAGGTGTACCTACATATGGTATAAATACAGGATTTGGACAGTTAAGTACTCTTTCAATCAATAAGGAAAATACATCTCAGTTACAAGAAAATCTTATTAAAAGCCATGCATGTGGCGTTGGGAAACCATTAGAAGAAGTTTATGTTCGTGGCATGTTGTTGTTGAGAGTCAATGCTTTAATCAAAGGTTATAGCGGTATCAGATATGTTGTTATTGAAAAAATGTTAGAGTTACTCAACAATAACTTATTACCTTTGGTATACTCAAAAGGTTCTTTAGGCGCTAGTGGAGATTTAGCACCCCTATCTCACATGGCTTTGCCTCTTATTGGACTTGGTGAAGTCACATACAAGGGTAAAATATATCCTTCTCATATTGGATTAGAAAAAGCAGGAATTAAAGCGTTAGATGGCTTGGTTGCTAAAGAAGGTTTAGCCTTAATAAACGGAACACAAGCAATAACATCCATTGCAGCTGTAACCATGTATCATGCACTTAATCTTTTTAACTTAAGTGTCCATACTTTAGGCATTACTATGGAAGCTTTAAAGGGTATTAAAGATGTCTTTGATGATGAAATTCATCTTTTAAGAAATCAAAGTGGTCAACAGTTTGTTGCTAAGAGATTAAGAGATATCTTAGTTGATTCAAAATTAATGACTGTTCAAGGTGAGCTAAGAGTACAAGATGCTTATTCTTTAAGGTGTTCACCACAAGTCTTAGGAGCTTCTCTAGATGCAATTCAATATGTTTATGACATTATTGAAAAAGAAATGAATGCTGTGACTGATAATCCTTTGGTATTTGCAGATAGAGATAAAGTTATTAGTGCTGGTAACTTCCATGGCCAACCATTAGCTCTAGCTATGGATTTTTTAGGCATAGCAATGAGTGAAGTTGCCAACATTTCAGAAAGAAGACTTGAGAGAATGGTCAATTCTTCTTTGAGTAATGGCTTGCCACCTTTCTTAGTAAAAAATCCTGGTATTAATTCTGGTTTCATGATTGTCCAGTATTCAGCCGCTGCCCTTGTAAGTGAAAACGAGGTCTTATCACATCCTGCATCTGTGGATTCTATTCCTTCATCGGCTAATCAAGAAGATCATGTTTCTATGGGTAATCATGCTGCTAGAAAAGCTTCAGAAATCATTGAAAATGTATATAATGTTGTATCTATGGAGTTATTAACTGCCTTGCAGGCCATTGATTTTAATCATCCAGCTAAAATGAGTTCAAAAACAAAGAAGATATATGATTACATAAGAAAAGAAATTCCTTTTATTGAAGATGATGTTGTCATGTATGAAAAAATACACTTGATTGAAAAATTGGTAAGATCTAAAGAATTTATTAGAATGATTGATTAG
- a CDS encoding urocanate hydratase, giving the protein MENLLKQIFNELPRPCEFEKGIRRAPKRDFNLSKTETELALKNALRYIPKEWHKDLAPEFLEELLSRGKIYGYRFKPKHRIYGKPINDYPGKIIEAKAFQVMIDNNLDNDIALYPYELVTYGETGSVFQNWMQYHFVKKYLQEMNDEQTLVIMSGHPLGLFKSSKQSPRVIITNGLMIGAYDDLKNFNRASSLGVANYGQMTAGGWMYIGPQGIVHGTYSTLLNAGRMKLGIPEDKDLRGKLFVSSGLGGMSGAQGKAIEITGGVGIIAEVDESRIKTRYDQGWVSKITTSAQVAFDLANDALNLNKAVAIAYHGNIVDLLEYALNNQIHIDLLSDQTSCHAVYEGGYCPVSMSFEERTDLLQNDIDLFKKLVDQTLIRHFNVIKKLVEKGTYFFDYGNSFMKAIYDAGVVEICKNGENDLDGFIWPSYVEDIMGPVLFDYGYGPFRWVCLSGKEEDLDKTDQAAMMAIDPDRRFQDRDNYEWIKDAKKNKLVVGTLARILYQDAYGRLKIALKFNEMVRNHEIGPVMLGRDHHDTGGTDSPFRETSNIKDGSNIMADMATQVALGNTARGMSLVALHNGGGVGIGKVINGGYGMVLDGSYETDEILKSAMLHDVMTGVTRRAWARNENAMATCEEYNQIDNNSLVTLPEITDEAMIHSLVNIYYQKGGK; this is encoded by the coding sequence ATGGAAAATTTACTCAAACAAATATTCAATGAATTACCTCGTCCTTGTGAATTTGAAAAGGGTATACGAAGAGCACCAAAAAGAGACTTTAATTTATCAAAAACTGAAACTGAACTGGCTTTAAAGAATGCATTAAGATATATACCCAAGGAGTGGCACAAAGACTTAGCGCCAGAGTTTCTAGAGGAATTACTAAGTCGTGGTAAAATCTATGGTTATCGTTTTAAACCAAAACATAGAATTTATGGAAAACCAATCAATGACTACCCAGGCAAAATAATCGAAGCAAAAGCTTTTCAAGTGATGATAGATAATAACCTAGACAATGATATTGCCTTATATCCATATGAACTAGTAACTTATGGAGAAACAGGTTCAGTTTTTCAAAACTGGATGCAATATCATTTTGTGAAAAAATATCTACAAGAAATGAATGATGAACAAACACTAGTGATAATGTCAGGACATCCATTAGGTTTGTTTAAGTCAAGCAAACAATCACCTAGAGTCATTATCACCAATGGGTTAATGATAGGTGCATATGATGACTTAAAGAATTTTAATAGAGCTTCATCTTTAGGTGTTGCAAATTATGGACAAATGACTGCTGGAGGATGGATGTATATAGGTCCTCAGGGTATTGTTCATGGGACGTATTCGACTTTACTTAATGCTGGACGAATGAAATTAGGAATTCCAGAAGATAAAGACCTCAGAGGGAAATTATTCGTATCCTCTGGTTTGGGCGGTATGAGTGGGGCTCAAGGTAAAGCAATTGAAATAACCGGTGGTGTTGGTATTATAGCTGAAGTCGATGAATCAAGAATTAAAACAAGGTATGACCAAGGCTGGGTTAGCAAAATTACAACTTCTGCACAAGTTGCTTTTGATTTGGCAAATGATGCCCTTAACTTAAATAAAGCAGTGGCTATTGCTTATCACGGAAATATTGTTGATTTATTAGAATATGCACTTAACAACCAAATTCACATCGATTTGTTAAGTGACCAAACCTCTTGCCATGCAGTTTATGAAGGAGGTTATTGTCCTGTTTCTATGTCTTTTGAAGAAAGAACAGATTTATTGCAAAACGATATAGACTTATTTAAAAAATTAGTTGATCAAACTCTAATTAGACACTTTAATGTAATCAAGAAACTTGTTGAAAAAGGTACATATTTCTTTGATTATGGAAACTCATTTATGAAAGCCATTTATGACGCAGGTGTTGTTGAAATTTGTAAAAATGGTGAAAATGATTTAGATGGATTTATTTGGCCATCCTATGTTGAAGATATTATGGGACCGGTTTTATTTGATTATGGTTATGGTCCATTTAGATGGGTTTGTTTGTCGGGCAAAGAAGAAGACTTAGATAAAACAGATCAAGCTGCTATGATGGCAATAGATCCTGATAGACGTTTCCAAGATCGTGATAACTATGAGTGGATTAAGGATGCTAAAAAGAATAAATTGGTGGTAGGAACCTTAGCTAGAATATTATATCAGGATGCTTATGGAAGACTAAAGATTGCTTTAAAATTTAATGAAATGGTTAGAAATCATGAGATTGGTCCAGTTATGTTGGGTAGAGACCACCATGATACTGGAGGAACAGATTCACCTTTTAGAGAAACATCTAACATTAAAGATGGATCAAATATCATGGCTGATATGGCCACTCAAGTTGCTCTAGGAAATACTGCCAGAGGCATGTCTTTAGTTGCTTTACATAATGGTGGTGGTGTTGGAATTGGCAAAGTTATAAACGGCGGTTATGGTATGGTATTAGATGGCTCATATGAGACAGACGAAATTTTAAAATCAGCCATGTTACATGATGTGATGACTGGTGTTACAAGACGCGCTTGGGCAAGAAATGAAAATGCTATGGCGACCTGTGAAGAATACAATCAAATTGATAACAATTCATTGGTGACATTACCTGAAATTACGGATGAAGCAATGATTCATTCATTGGTTAATATATATTATCAAAAGGGAGGAAAATAA
- the ftcD gene encoding glutamate formimidoyltransferase, which translates to MAKIVECVPNFSEGRDKDKIERIISVLKNNKQIKLINYEADADYNRTVVTLIGEPEPMIDAIIELTEVCLKEIDLNKHSGEHARMGAIDVIPFIPIHDVKMSECVSYAEKTGQLISEKFNIPCFLYAEAARHEDRVSLPNIRKGEFEGMEEKIKDPHWKPDFGPAKRHPSFGSIGIGARDFLIAYNIDIDTRDEKKTNNFAKAIRNSSGGFSYVQAGPVYLENRGHTQVTMNILNYKKNPIYRVFETVKMEAKRYHYNVPSAEIVGLIPKDAIMRSLKYYYAVNDIEFNEDMSFDDIVRDAANYLQLRDFHKSKIIDYFL; encoded by the coding sequence ATGGCTAAAATAGTAGAATGTGTCCCTAATTTTTCTGAAGGAAGAGATAAGGATAAGATTGAAAGAATCATTTCAGTATTAAAAAATAATAAGCAAATAAAACTCATTAATTATGAAGCTGATGCTGATTATAATCGTACAGTTGTAACTTTGATTGGCGAACCAGAGCCAATGATTGATGCAATCATTGAATTAACTGAAGTTTGTTTAAAAGAAATTGATTTAAATAAACATAGTGGAGAACATGCGAGAATGGGCGCTATTGATGTTATTCCTTTTATACCTATTCATGATGTTAAAATGAGCGAATGTGTCTCATACGCTGAAAAAACAGGGCAACTGATTAGTGAGAAATTTAATATACCTTGTTTCTTATATGCAGAAGCTGCAAGACATGAAGATAGGGTATCTTTGCCTAATATTCGTAAAGGCGAATTTGAGGGTATGGAAGAAAAAATCAAGGATCCACATTGGAAACCTGATTTTGGACCTGCAAAAAGACATCCATCATTTGGTTCCATTGGAATTGGCGCAAGAGATTTCTTGATTGCATATAATATTGATATAGATACTAGAGATGAAAAGAAGACAAATAATTTTGCTAAAGCCATTAGAAACTCTAGTGGAGGTTTTTCTTATGTGCAAGCTGGCCCTGTCTACTTAGAAAATAGAGGTCATACTCAAGTAACTATGAATATATTGAATTATAAGAAAAACCCTATTTATCGAGTTTTTGAAACTGTGAAAATGGAAGCGAAAAGGTACCATTATAATGTACCTTCAGCGGAAATTGTTGGTTTAATTCCTAAAGATGCTATTATGCGATCTTTAAAATATTATTATGCTGTTAATGATATTGAATTTAATGAAGATATGTCTTTTGACGATATTGTTAGAGATGCAGCAAATTACTTACAATTAAGGGATTTTCACAAATCAAAAATTATCGATTATTTCTTATAG
- the hutI gene encoding imidazolonepropionase, producing MKTIIYNIKTIYTSTEKPPVKGKNMSLIREIHDPYIIIEDDIIKAVKTGDYHKDLSDSCELYDAKNKIMVPGLIDSHTHLVFAGSRESEFSKKIAGVPYLDILKAGGGILNTVEATKNASFDELYQQSKKSLDQMLRFGVTSLEVKSGYGLDLQTEMKQLKVAKKLNENHPIDIYITYLGAHALPKEYKDRRQEYISQIIADLQIIKNEKLAEYADVFCETGVFTAKETNEILSHAKALGFKLRLHADEIDSIGGSKVGINMQAKTLDHLMAITEEDMDLLAKSKTIANLLPSTSFFLNKDYAPARKMIDKGVAIAVSSDYNPGSTPSENYQLTLQIAGNKLRMLPAEILTASTMNPAYSLDIHDIVGSIEVGKKADLVLLDCPNLDYFIYHYGINHTFAVFKNGKLLVENQRIVGE from the coding sequence ATGAAAACGATTATATACAATATTAAAACAATATATACATCTACAGAAAAACCCCCTGTTAAGGGTAAAAATATGTCTTTAATTAGAGAGATTCATGATCCATATATCATTATAGAAGATGATATTATCAAAGCTGTAAAGACAGGAGACTACCATAAGGATTTAAGCGATTCATGTGAATTGTATGATGCGAAAAATAAAATTATGGTTCCAGGACTCATTGACTCACACACACATTTAGTTTTTGCTGGTTCTAGAGAATCCGAGTTTAGTAAAAAAATTGCTGGTGTGCCATATTTAGATATTTTAAAAGCAGGTGGAGGTATTTTAAATACTGTTGAAGCTACAAAGAATGCTAGTTTTGATGAACTTTATCAACAATCGAAAAAATCTTTAGATCAAATGTTAAGGTTCGGTGTGACTTCATTAGAAGTAAAATCAGGTTATGGTTTAGATCTTCAAACGGAAATGAAACAACTTAAAGTGGCAAAGAAACTTAATGAAAACCATCCTATTGATATATATATTACATATCTTGGTGCCCATGCTTTACCAAAAGAATATAAAGACCGAAGACAAGAATATATATCACAAATTATTGCAGATTTACAGATAATAAAAAATGAGAAGTTAGCTGAGTACGCTGATGTATTTTGTGAAACAGGCGTTTTTACTGCAAAAGAAACAAATGAAATTTTAAGTCATGCTAAAGCCTTGGGCTTTAAATTAAGGTTACACGCTGATGAAATTGATTCGATTGGCGGTAGTAAAGTGGGCATTAATATGCAAGCGAAAACCCTTGATCACTTAATGGCCATTACTGAAGAAGATATGGATTTATTGGCGAAGTCAAAGACGATTGCTAATTTATTACCATCAACATCATTCTTTTTAAATAAGGATTATGCACCTGCAAGAAAAATGATTGACAAAGGTGTGGCGATTGCAGTATCAAGTGATTATAATCCAGGATCAACACCTTCAGAAAATTACCAGTTAACCTTACAGATTGCAGGCAATAAACTGAGAATGTTGCCAGCAGAAATATTAACTGCATCGACAATGAATCCTGCATATTCTTTGGATATTCATGATATTGTTGGTAGTATAGAAGTGGGAAAGAAAGCTGATTTGGTATTATTAGATTGTCCTAATTTAGATTACTTTATCTACCATTATGGGATTAATCATACATTTGCAGTATTTAAAAATGGTAAATTATTAGTTGAAAATCAAAGAATAGTAGGTGAATAA
- a CDS encoding cyclodeaminase/cyclohydrolase family protein translates to MKLIDMTVREFIDTLASDAVAPGGGSVSALSGANGAALIVMAGELTYNKKKFKELDEEIKKAYKDNVNFFSNAKSRFLKYVDEDTDAFNLIMSAFKMAKDTEAEKEKRSLEIQKATVETIRVPLEVCRLSLESMRKIADVMQYSNKNTISDQGVGVMMLHTALQGSAMNVLINLSGLHDQEQAQEYRRIVEDIKEEANTLRVSLLENVNL, encoded by the coding sequence ATGAAATTAATAGATATGACAGTTCGGGAATTTATAGATACTTTAGCCAGCGACGCTGTTGCTCCAGGCGGTGGATCGGTTAGTGCTTTATCTGGAGCAAACGGTGCTGCTTTAATTGTTATGGCAGGTGAATTAACTTATAACAAAAAGAAATTTAAAGAACTTGATGAAGAAATAAAAAAAGCATACAAAGATAATGTAAACTTTTTTTCTAATGCAAAGTCAAGATTTTTAAAATATGTTGATGAAGATACAGATGCTTTTAACCTTATAATGTCTGCCTTTAAGATGGCAAAAGATACTGAAGCTGAAAAAGAAAAAAGAAGTTTAGAAATTCAAAAAGCTACAGTAGAAACAATTAGAGTACCTTTGGAAGTTTGTAGATTATCTCTTGAATCTATGAGAAAAATTGCTGATGTGATGCAATATTCAAATAAGAATACCATTTCTGATCAAGGAGTGGGTGTGATGATGTTGCATACAGCGCTTCAAGGGTCTGCTATGAATGTTTTAATTAATCTAAGTGGTCTTCATGACCAAGAACAGGCTCAAGAATATAGAAGAATTGTTGAAGATATAAAAGAAGAAGCAAATACATTAAGAGTATCTTTATTAGAAAATGTTAATTTATAA
- the fsa gene encoding fructose-6-phosphate aldolase, translated as MKIFADTAIIKEIEEVSQWGIISGVTTNPSLIAKSGITLEEAMKKIVDLVDGLISAEVNEGKADDMVKEARVYAKMHKNIVIKIPMTIEGVKAVKQLTSEGIKTNVTLVFSMSQALMAASAGATYVSPFMGRLDDLNNAKDAGFNLVKDIKDMFKTYHFKTEIIAASIRHLDHVDQSMKAGADIATIPYKVLKEMVEHELTRKGLKIFAEAGK; from the coding sequence ATGAAAATATTCGCAGATACCGCAATTATTAAAGAAATTGAAGAAGTCAGTCAATGGGGAATAATTTCTGGAGTAACAACCAACCCATCATTGATAGCTAAATCTGGAATCACCTTAGAAGAAGCTATGAAAAAGATTGTTGATTTAGTTGATGGTCTAATCAGTGCAGAGGTGAATGAAGGTAAGGCCGATGATATGGTTAAAGAAGCAAGAGTATATGCAAAGATGCATAAGAACATTGTGATAAAAATACCTATGACCATAGAAGGAGTCAAAGCCGTTAAACAACTAACATCTGAAGGTATAAAAACCAATGTTACCTTAGTTTTTTCTATGTCACAAGCTTTAATGGCCGCTTCAGCCGGCGCGACTTATGTGTCACCATTTATGGGTAGGTTGGATGATTTAAATAATGCTAAAGATGCAGGCTTTAACTTGGTTAAAGACATTAAAGATATGTTTAAAACTTATCATTTTAAGACAGAAATTATCGCAGCTTCTATTAGACATCTTGACCATGTTGATCAATCAATGAAAGCTGGGGCTGACATTGCGACCATCCCATATAAGGTATTAAAAGAGATGGTTGAACATGAATTAACCAGAAAGGGTTTAAAGATTTTTGCAGAAGCAGGTAAATAA